The window CTGGGCCAGGCCATCGGCGAGGCGCTCGGCGACAAGAGCGGTATCTCCCGCTTCGGCGACGCCCTCGTTCCGCTCGACGAGGCTCTGGCCCAAGCTGTCGTCGACATCAGCGGGCGTCCCTTCCTGGTCCACGACGGTGAACCTGCCGGTTTCGAGCTGCACCTCATCGGTGGCCATTTCACGGGTTCGCTCGTGCGGCACTCCTTCGAGGCGATCACTTTCCACGCCGCCCTGACCACGCACGTGCGCGTGCTGTCCGGTCGTGATCCGCATCACATCGCCGAGGCGGAGTTCAAGGCGTTCGCCCGCGCGTTCCGGCAGGCCAAGGCGCTCGATCCTCAGGTACGCGGCATCCCCAGTACGAAGGGCGCGTTGTGAGCGACAGGCCGCTGGTTGCCGTCCTCGACTACGGATCGGGCAATGTCCACTCGGCGGTGAAAGCCCTCGAGACCGCCGGTGCCGACGCGCGACTGACAGCCGACCGGCACCTCGTGCAAGATGCCGACGGCCTGGTCGTCCCCGGGGTGGGGGCCTTCGCCGCGGTGATGGACGCCCTGCGCGCTATCCGCGGCGATGAACTCATCGACCGGCGGCTGGCCGGTGGCCGGCCGGTGTTGGGCATCTGCGTCGGGATGCAGGTGCTGTTCGGGCGCGGGGTCGAGCGTGGGGTCGACACCGAGGGGCTCGGGGAGTGGCCGGGTGTGGTCACCGAGCTCGACGCGCCGCTGCTGCCGCACATGGGCTGGAACACCGTGCGACCGGATGCCGGCAGCCGCCTTTTCGCGGGCATCGAGAACGAGCGCTTCTATTTCGTGCACTCATATGGCGCTTCCGCATGGAACCTGCAGACGCAGCCGCCGTTCCCCGCGCCCGTGCTGACGTGGTGCGATTACGGCGCGACGCCGTTCCTGGCGGCCGTCGAGAACGGGCCGCTTGCCGCGACGCAGTTCCACCCCGAGAAATCGGGTGAGGCCGGCATCCGGCTTCTCACGAATTGGATCGACGGCCTGGCCCGGGCTACTGTGTGACCTCGTGCCCAGTGATTTTGCCGCCACACCCGAACTGATCCTCCTCCCCGCCGTCGACGTGGCAGACGGCAAGGCCGTCCGCCTCACCCAGGGCGAAGCGGGAAGTGAGACCGACTACGGTGACCCCGTCGACGCCGCGCTGGCCTGGGCACACCAGGGGGCGAAGTGGGTGCACCTGGTCGACCTCGATGCCGCATTCGGTCGTGGCAGCAACGCGGGAGTCCTGCGCAAGGTGATCCGTCAGCTCAAGGGCGTGCAGGTCGAGCTGTCCGGCGGCATCCGCGACGACGCGTCGCTCGAGGCCGCCCTCGAGTCCGGCGCCGCCCGGATCAATCTCGGAACCGCTGCTCTGGAGAACCCGGAGTGGGCGGCCGATGTGATCGGCCGCTACGGCGACGCGATCGCGGTCGGGCTCGACGTGCGTGGCACGACGCTGGCCGCCCGTGGGTGGACGCGCGAGGGCGGCGACCTGTGGACCGTTCTCGACCGGCTCGAAGACGCCGGGTGCAGCCGCTACGTCGTCACCGATGTCACCAAGGACGGCACACTGCGCGGTCCCAACCTCGACCTGCTGCGCCGGTTGACCGAGCGCACGCCGAAACCGGTCGTCGCCTCCGGCGGCGTCTCCAGCCTCGACGACATCGCCGCCCTGCGCGAGCTCGTGCCGCTGGGCGTCGAGGGCGCGATCATCGGGAAGGCGCTCTACACCGGGGCCTTCACGCTCGCTGAGGCGCTGGATGTCGCACGCGACTGACGACGGGTGCGCCCACGACCCGCACACCACTGATTCGGCGGGAGTTCCCTGGGCGGGGCGCGCGTTCCGTGCCAATGCCCATGCGGGTGATGACGGGTCGGCCGATCCCGCGCTACTGGCGGCACTGACCGCCTTCCACGACGGCACCGGCGATCCGGTGGAGGTGGTCGATGCTTATCGCACAGCCCGCCTGCTGATTCCGCTGGTCGCCGAGAAGGGCGATGAGGGCACCGGTCCCACGGGGCTGCCGGTGGACAAGACGCAGGAATTGTCCATCGTCACCGTGGCTGCCCCCGACGGCCGCCGCGTGCTGCCGGTGTTCACGTCGGTGCAGGCCATGGGACGGTGGGATGCCGCGGCCCGTCCGGTCCCCGTCGAGGCTCTCCGCACGGCGCTGGCCGCCGTCGACGACGACACCGATCTGATCGTCATCGACCCCGGCTCGCCGACCGAGTTCGTTCTGCGCAGGCCCGCGGTGTGGGCGATTGGACAGCAGATCCCTTGGGAACCGGGATACCGCAGCGCCGAGGTGTACACGGGGCTGCAGGAGAGTGTCGCCCGAGAGCTGACAGTTCTCGATCTCGCCGTCGCCGACGGCGACCCACACGCCCGTCTGCGCGGCCCCGAGGTCGTGGTGCGGCTCACCCTTGTCGACGGCCTGGATCGTCAACAGCTGGATGCGGTCCTGGCTCGCCTGGCCAAGCGCTGGGCCGCCGACGACCGCATAGCAACGCTCGTCGATTCGCTGAGCGTCAAGCTCACCCGCTGACGGCGGGGCCGGTCCCGCGAACCGGCGCGGCCGGCGCGGGACTGGCAGCGAGACCCGTCAAGAGACCGGGCCGGTCCATTTCTCGCCGGGAGCCTGTCCGATCGGGTCGGGCACCACCGACGCCTCGCGGAAGGCGAGCTGCAACGAGCGCAGGCCGTCGCGCAGGGGCGCCGCGTGGGCACTGCTGATCTCGGGGGAGCCCGCCGTGATAAGGCCCGCGAGGGCGTTGATGAGCTTGCGTGCCTCGTCGAGATCCAGCTGTGCCTCGGGGTCGTCGGCAAGGCCCAGCTTCACGGCAGCCGCGCTCATCAGATGCACCGCGGCGGTGGTGATGATCTCCACCGCCGGCACGTCCGCAATATCACGAGTGGCCGCCGTCGCGCGCTGCTCCTGCTCTTCCCATCGCGCCTGCCGCGCGGCATCGTCGTCCAAAGGGGCACCAGTCGTGTTCACGTCGCTCTCTCTGCTAAACTAGGTGGGTTCCGGGCACTGCGCCCGGTGCGAAAGAGGATCACATCCCACCCGCGCATGCCGTTCCAGGCTACCGGGTCGTTGCACTCCGCCGCGTTCGCGCGGCAGCCAGGGTGCGGAGCCGGTGCCCACGCACCGTGCGGGTGGAGTGGCGCCTCTGCCCGTGACGCATCCCGCGTCGCGGCATCCACCGCACGAAGAGGAGTTCCGCATCAGCGATCCCCGCACCAACGAGCGCATCCGCGTCCCCGAGGTCCGACTCGTCGGTCCCAACGGCGAGCAGGTCGGCGTCGTCGCCATCCAGGTTGCGCAGCGTCTGGCTCAGGAGGCAGATCTCGACCTCGTCGAGGTTGCGCCCAACTCGAAGCCGCCCGTGGTCAAGATCATGGACTACGGAAAGTTCAAGTACGAGGCCGCGCAGAAGGCCAAGGAAGCGCGTCGCAATCAGGCCAACACCGTGCTGAAAGAGGTCCGGTTCCGCCTGAAGATCGAGGCGCACGACTACACGACCAAGCTCAAGCGCGCCGAGGGCTTCTTGCAGACCGGCGACAAGGTCAAGGCGATGATCCTTTTCCGCGGTCGTGAGCAGCAGCGCCCCGAGCTCGGTGTGCGCCTGCTCAAGAAGTTCGCCGAAGACGTGGCCGAGTTCGGCGCTGTGGAGTCCAATCCGCGCATCGACGGTCGCAACATGGTGATGGTGATCGCGCCGCACAAGAACAAGTCCGAGGTCAAGACCGAGCAGAACGCCCAGCGCGCCGCGAACAAGCAAGCGGCACGGCAGGCCAAGGCCGGCGCCTCGAACGCCCCGGCGGACACGGCCGAATAGGCCCCCCACGCTCCCGTCTGAAGCGGGATACCCCTTCCCGCCCCGGCGGGATGCACACACGAAGGAAGAGATATGCCGAAGCAGAAGACGAACTCCGGCGCCAAGAAGCGCTTCAAGGTCACCGGCAGCGGAAAGATCATGAAGCAGCAGTCGGGCATGCGCCACAACCTCGAGGTCAAGTCCAGCCGTCGCACGCGGCGGCTGAACAAGGACGAGACGATCGCGCCGGCGAACGCGAAGAACGTCAAGAAGCTCCTCGGGCGCTGAGAGCCCCGACCGCACGTTAGGAACGAAACGAAATGGCTAGAGTCAAGCGGGCCGTCAACGCCCACAAGAAGCGTCGCGTCATCCTCGAGCGCGCCTCCGGTTACCGGGGACAGCGCTCGCGCCTGTACCGCAAGGCGAAGGAGCAGGTCACCCACTCGCTCGTCTACGCGTACCGTGACCGCCGTAAGCGCAAGGGCGACTTCCGCCGCCTGTGGATCCAGCGCATCAACGCCGCCAGCCGCCAGAACGGCCTGACCTACAACCGCTTCATGCAGGGACTGCGCCTTGCTGAGGTGCAGGTCGACCGTCGCATGCTGGCCGATCTCGCCGTCAACGACCAGGCCGCCTTCGGCGTGCTCGTCGAGGCCGCAAAGAAGGCGCTGCCCGAGAATGTGAACGCCCCCAAGGCGTGAGCTGATCTTCCCGAGCGGGCGTCCCTCTTCCGAGGGGCGCCCGTTTCTCATGTCCCGCCCGCCCCGCGCGCCGCGCGCGCCCGCGCCGCGCCCCGACCCCGCGCCCCGTTTCGCCGAGACAGGGGATTCCTGCCGAGACCCAGGGCGACGCCCCCTGTTTCGGCAGGAATGCCTTGTCTCGGCGACTGGCCTGCCGGCATGGTCGGCGTCGGCCGGGGAGCCGCGCCCGTCCGCCGGGGAACGCGCCCGCGCCGCGCCCCGCCCCGCCCCGCGCCCCGCGCCCATTTCGCCGAAACAGGGGATTCCTGCCGAGACCCAGGGCGACGCCCCCCGTTTCGGCAGGAATGCCTTGTCTCGGTGACTGGTCTGTCGGCATGGTCGGCACCGGCCGGGGAGCCGCGCCCGTCGGCCGGGGAGTCGCGCCCGCGCCGCGCCCCATTTCGCCGAAACAGGGGATTCCTGCCGAGACCCAGGGCGACGCCCCCTGTTTCGGCAGGATTCCCTTGTCTCGGTGACTGGTCTGTCGGCATGGTCGGCACCGGCCGGGGAGCCGCGCCCGTCGGCCGGGGGTTGCGCGTTTCGCCGAAACAGGGGATTCCTGCCGAGACCCAGGGCGACGCCCCCTGTTTCGGCAGGATTCCCTTGTCTCGGTGACTGGCCTGCCGGCATGGTCGGCACCAGCCGGGGAGCCGCGACGGCCGCGGGGCCGCGTCGGCCGGGGAGCGGCGACGGTGGGGGAGCGCGCCCGACGGGCGGGGTGCGCCGCCCGTAGACTGGGCGGGTGCTCGAGAATCCCCGATCCGCGCGCGTGCGCACCGTGGCCAAGCTCGCCAAGAGACGCACTCGCGACGAGACGGGGCTCTTTCTGCTCGAGGGGCCGCAGGCCGTGCGCGAAGCGCTCCGGTACCGGCCCGAGGGAATCGTCGAACTGTATGTCACGCCCACGGCCGCCCAGAAGCATCCCGATCTGAGCGAGCGTGCGGGCGAGGCGGATCTCGAACTCGTCTATACGACCGAGCAGGTGCTCGACTCCATGGCCGACACCGTGACCCCACAGGGGGTGATCGCGGTCGCGCGGCAGTTTCCGGTGCGCATGCGCGACGTGTTCGCGGCATCCCCGCGTCTTGTCGCCATCTGCGAACAGGTGCGCGATCCGGGAAACCTCGGGACCATCATCCGCGCCGCCGATGCGGCCGGCGCCGACGCTGTGATCCTCACCGGGCGCACGGTCGATCCGTTCCACCCGAAGGTGGTGCGCGCCACCACCGGTTCGCTGTTCCACGTGCCGCTGGCTCTCGGCGGCGAAGTGGGGGATGCCGTCACCGCTGCCCGCGCGGCGAGTCTGCGTGTGATCGCCGCCGATGTGAAGGGCGACGATCTGCTCGCGGCGCGCGAGAGTGGTGTGCTGGCACCGCCGACGGCGTGGCTGTTCGGCAATGAGGCGCGCGGGCTCGACGACGATGCGCTCGGTCTGGCCGACATCGCTTTGCGACTGCCCATCTACGGCCGCGCCGAATCGCTGAATCTGGCCACAGCCGCCAGCGTGTGCCTGTACGAGACGGCCTTCGCGCAGCGCGCCTCGGTTACGGAACGGTAAATCTGCCGCGCCCTTGTCGCGAATCAGCTGTGTGGTTCCCTAGTGTGGACTGCATGACGATTCCCGAAGACGCGGCTCCGAAGACGTCGAACATCAGTGTTCGTCGTGGCGACCCGCTGGTTGTGGTCTCGGATGTCCAAAAGCACTACGGCGACTTCCAGGCGCTGAAAGACATCAACCTCACGGTCAATCGCGGCGAAGTCGTCGTCGTGATCGGACCTTCCGGTTCGGGCAAGTCGACGCTGTGCCGCACCATCAATCGGCTCGAGACGATCACCAGCGGCACCATCACCATCGACGGAAACGAGCTTCCCAAAGAGGGGAAGGGCCTGGCGCAGCTGCGCAGCGACGTCGGCATGGTGTTCCAGTCGTTCAACCTGTTCTCGCATCTGACCATCCTCGACAACGTCACGCTCGGACCGATCAAGGTGCGAAAGATGAAGAAGACGGATGCTGAAGCCCAAGCACGCACGCTGCTGGAGAGGGTCGGGGTCGCACAGCAGGCAGAGAAGCTGCCCGGCCAGCTCTCGGGTGGTCAGCAGCAGCGCGTGGCCATCGCGCGGGCGCTGGCGATGAACCCCAAGGTGATGCTGTTCGACGAACCCACGAGCGCTCTCGATCCGGAGATGATCAACGAAGTGCTCGACGTCATGGTCGAGCTTGCCCAAGAGGGCATGACGATGATCGTCGTCACGCACGAGATGGGCTTCGCCCGCAAGGCCGCCGATCGCGTCGTGTTCATGGCCGACGGCCAGATCGTCGAAGAGGCGACCCCCGAGGAGTTCTTCACCCATCCGACCTCGGACCGGGCCAAGGATTTCCTCTCCAAGCTGCTCACGCACTGACCTGCACCCCCCTCACAAAGGAGAGACACATGCGCAAGACACGCATCATGGCGAGCCTGAGCCTCGTCGCGGCGGCGGCGATAGCCCTCACCGCGTGCAACAGCGGCACGCCCGGCACGACCGGAGACGGCGGCAACGGCGGCGACGGTGGCGGCAGCACGCCGTGGACGGTTGCCACCGATGTCGACCTCACTGGCAGCCCGACCTTCGATCGCATCCAGAAGGCCGGCAAGGTCGTCATCGGCGTCAAGGAGGATCAGCCGGGGCTCGGCTACCTCGACACCACAACGGGAATCCGCAGCGGTTTCGACATCGACATCGCACGCTGGATGGCGGCCTCGCTCGGCTATGACGAAGAGAAGATCGACTTCAAGCCGATCGCCTCGGCGAACCGTGAGCAGTCCATCGTGAACGGCGACATCGACTTCTATGTCGGCACGTACTCGATCACCGACAAGCGCAAGGAACTGATCTCCTTCGCCGGGCCGTACTTCATCACGGGCCAGGGTCTGCTGGTGGCAAAGGACAACGACAAGATCACGGGCAAGGACTCCCTGACCAAGGACGACGTGGTGTGCTCGGCCACCGGCTCGACCTCGATCCAGCAGATCAAGTCGCTGACCCCCGCACAGACCAAGGAGTACGACACCTACTCCACCTGCGTGCAGGCGCTGCTGCAGGGCCAGGTCGACGCGGTCACGACGGATGAGGCGATTCTGCTCGGCTATGCCGCACAGGACCCCGACAACCTGAAGACAGTCGGTGACGTGTTCACCGAGGAGCGCTACGGCATCGGCCTGACCAAGGGCGACACCGCGTTGCAGACGTTCTTCAACAACACTCTGACCGACGGTAACGACGTGTGGCAGAAGATCTTCGACAACAACCTCGGCAAGTCCGGCGTGACGGCCGAGCAGCCGAAGGTCGACCCGGTCGGCTGAGCTGATTAGCCGGGCGGCGACCCCGTGGTCGCCGCCCGGCATCCACTGGTCACGACGGGAGGAGAGACGGCATGGGCGGCGTCAGTCAGCTGTGGTTGCAGGCCATTGAAGGAACGTTGATCCTGTTCTTCGCGGGCGGGGCGATCGCCCTCGTCTTGGGCGTCATCGTCGGGGCCATGCGCGTGTCGCCGGTGCCCATCGCCCGCGCGGTGGGCACGGTGTACGTGAACTGGATCCGGAACACTCCTCTCACGCTGGTGATGTTCTTCTTCGCCTTCTGCATCCCGATCCTTCTCGCGCAGCGGTTCAATGCGCTTCTGCCGGCCACGATCGCACTGGGGATCTATACGGCGACGTACGTCGCCGAGACATTCCGGTCGGGCGTGAACACGGTCCCTGTGGGGCAGGCCGAAGCGGCCCGCGCTCTGGGGCTCACTTTCGGCCAGGTGATGAGCCAGGTCGTCATGCCGCAGGCGTTCCGTTCTGTGGTCCCTCCCATGATGAGCGTGCTCATCGCGCTGCTGAAGAACACGACGGTAGCGGCCGGCTTCTCGGTGTTGAACCTGGGGTCGGTCACGGCATATCTCAGCGAGCACCGTGAGGCCACCGCCGGTGGGAACATCTTCATCGCGATGTTCACCGGCGAGAACCAGTTGATGACCCTGATCCTGATTGCCGCGATCTTCGTGGTTCTCGTGCTGCTGCTGGCCTGGTTGCAACGCGTGCTCGAGCGGAAGTGGAGGGTCGAGCGATGAGTTCCGTCCTGTATGACGTGCCCGGCCCCAGGGCCGTGCTGCGCAACCGCATCCTCGGGATCGTGACGATCCTCGTGGTGCTCGCCCTCATCGGGTTGACCATCTGGCGACTTGTCGCGACGGGCCAATTCACCGCCCAGAAGTGGTCGATCTTCAGCTACACCCGCATCTGGACGCTCTTGCTGGAGGGGCTCTGGCATACGCTCTCGGCGTTCATCGTCGCAGCCATCGGTGCGCTGGCGCTGGGATTCATCCTCGCGGTCGGCCGGATATCGGATCACGCCTGGTTGCGAGTGCCGGTCGGCTGGATCGTCGAGATCCTCCGGGCCATCCCGGTGCTGATCTTCATGATGCTGATGTACTTCGGCCTTCCGGTGGTGGGGGTCAGGGTCACTCCGTATGTCGCGGTGGTCGTCGCCCTCATCGCCTACAACGGCTCGGTCCTGGCCGAGGCGCTGCGCGCCGGTGTGGAATCCCTCCCGCGGGGACAGAAGGAAGCCGGCTACGCCATCGGGCTGCGCAAGAACGGTGTCGTGCGGCTGATTCTGCTTCCTCAGGCAGTAAGGGCCATGATGCCGGTGATCATCTCGCAGCTGGTCGTGGCGTTGAAAGACACTGCCCTCGGGTTCATCATCACGTTCCCCGAGTTGCTGTATGTCATCAAACTTCTGGGCAACCAGGTGCCCTTCGGGTCTCCGCTCGTGCCTGCGGCGATCGTCGGCGGCTCGATCTACATCGCGTTGTGTCTGCTGCTCTCGTACGTCGCGTACCTGGTCGAGAAGCGCACGCGTCGCTCGCCGAAGCTGCGTCAGCCTCCTCGTCCTCTCGCGGGCGCCGGCGGCGACGCAGCCACGATGACCGAACGCATCGCCGTGCAGCGGGGCACCGGAAAGCACGACGCCACTTCGCTCTGACCGGCCGTCGCCGCGCGCCCCGGTAGACTCGACTCTCGTGTCCGACGAGGTTTCTGAGATCACCCCTGAGGCGGTGGATGCCGCGGTCGACGCCGCGCTGGAAGCCATCGCCGCTGCCACCGATACCGCCGCGCTGAAGGCCGCGCGCGCCGCGCATTCTGCCGAGGGCTCGCCGCTGGCCAGGCTCAACGCACGCATGCGCGAGGTGCCGCCCGAGCGCAAGGCCGAGTTCGGCAAGCTCATCGGGCAGGCCCGCGCCCGCGTCAACCAGGCCTTCGTGGCCCGCGAGGCAGAGCTGGAAGCGGCCGAGACCGCCGCGAGGCTGGAAGCCGAACGCGTGGATGTCACGGCACTGGCTTCGCGCGCGCGCGTCGGGGCGCGGCATCCTCTCACTCTGCTGCAGGAGGAGATCGGCGACATCTTCATCGGCATGGGCTGGGAGGTGGCCGAAGGACCCGAGCTCGAACACGAGTGGTACAACTTCGACGCGTTGAACCTCGACCCTGACCACCCGGCGCGGCAGATGCAGGACACCTTCTACGTCGACCCGCCCGAGCGGCATCTCGTGATGCGCACGCAGACCAGTCCGGTGCAGATGCGCTCGATGCTCACGCGCGAGCTGCCGATCTACATCGTCTCGCCCGGCCGTGTGTTCCGCACTGACGAGTACGACGCCACCCACCTGCCGGTGTTCACGCAGGTGGAGGGTCTGGTCGTGGACAAAGGCATCACGATGGCGCACCTGAAGGGCACCCTCGACCACCTCGCCCGGCAGCTGTTCGGCGCCGAGGCCAAGACCCGCCTGCGCACGAACTACTTCCCGTTCACCGAGCCTTCCGCTGAGTTCGACCTGTGGCATCCCACCTTCAAGGGCGGCGCGCGCTGGATCGAATGGGGCGGCTGCGGCATGGTCAACCCGAACGTGCTGCGTGCGGCGGGCATCGACCCCGAGGTCTACAGCGGCTTCGCGTTCGGCATCGGCGTCGAACGCGCGCTCATGTTCCGCAGCGACGTGCAGGACATGCGCGACATGGCCGAGGGCGATATCCGTTTCAGCGAGCAGTTCGGGATGGTGGTGTGATGCGCGTCCCGCTTTCGTGGCTGCGTGAATATGTCGATGTGGCCCCGGATGCCACGCCGGAGGACGTGCTGGCCTCCCTGGTGAACGTCGGCTTCGAAGAAGAGGACGTGCACCGTTTCGAGGTGTCGGGCCCGGTCGTGGTCGGCCAGGTGCTCTCGCTCGAGCCCGAGCCGCAGAGCAACGGCAAGACCATCAACTGGTGCCAGGTCGACGTCGGTGAGCAGGGCGGCGGCGTGCGCGGCATTGTGTGCGGTGCGCACAACTTCGGTGTCGGCGACAAGGTCGTGGTGACACTGCCCGGTGCCGTGCTGCCAGGGCCCTTCCCGATCGCGGCACGCAAGACCTACGGGCACGTCTCCGACGGCATGATCGCCTCGGCGCGCGAGCTGGGTCTGGGCGATGAGCACAGCGGTATTCTGCGGCTGGCCGATCTCGGCATCGACGCACCGGTGGGCGCCGACGCGATAGCGCTGCTCGGGC is drawn from Microbacterium protaetiae and contains these coding sequences:
- a CDS encoding amino acid ABC transporter ATP-binding protein, which translates into the protein MTIPEDAAPKTSNISVRRGDPLVVVSDVQKHYGDFQALKDINLTVNRGEVVVVIGPSGSGKSTLCRTINRLETITSGTITIDGNELPKEGKGLAQLRSDVGMVFQSFNLFSHLTILDNVTLGPIKVRKMKKTDAEAQARTLLERVGVAQQAEKLPGQLSGGQQQRVAIARALAMNPKVMLFDEPTSALDPEMINEVLDVMVELAQEGMTMIVVTHEMGFARKAADRVVFMADGQIVEEATPEEFFTHPTSDRAKDFLSKLLTH
- a CDS encoding amino acid ABC transporter permease; translation: MGGVSQLWLQAIEGTLILFFAGGAIALVLGVIVGAMRVSPVPIARAVGTVYVNWIRNTPLTLVMFFFAFCIPILLAQRFNALLPATIALGIYTATYVAETFRSGVNTVPVGQAEAARALGLTFGQVMSQVVMPQAFRSVVPPMMSVLIALLKNTTVAAGFSVLNLGSVTAYLSEHREATAGGNIFIAMFTGENQLMTLILIAAIFVVLVLLLAWLQRVLERKWRVER
- the hisH gene encoding imidazole glycerol phosphate synthase subunit HisH → MSDRPLVAVLDYGSGNVHSAVKALETAGADARLTADRHLVQDADGLVVPGVGAFAAVMDALRAIRGDELIDRRLAGGRPVLGICVGMQVLFGRGVERGVDTEGLGEWPGVVTELDAPLLPHMGWNTVRPDAGSRLFAGIENERFYFVHSYGASAWNLQTQPPFPAPVLTWCDYGATPFLAAVENGPLAATQFHPEKSGEAGIRLLTNWIDGLARATV
- a CDS encoding TrmH family RNA methyltransferase, with product MLENPRSARVRTVAKLAKRRTRDETGLFLLEGPQAVREALRYRPEGIVELYVTPTAAQKHPDLSERAGEADLELVYTTEQVLDSMADTVTPQGVIAVARQFPVRMRDVFAASPRLVAICEQVRDPGNLGTIIRAADAAGADAVILTGRTVDPFHPKVVRATTGSLFHVPLALGGEVGDAVTAARAASLRVIAADVKGDDLLAARESGVLAPPTAWLFGNEARGLDDDALGLADIALRLPIYGRAESLNLATAASVCLYETAFAQRASVTER
- a CDS encoding glutamate ABC transporter substrate-binding protein yields the protein MRKTRIMASLSLVAAAAIALTACNSGTPGTTGDGGNGGDGGGSTPWTVATDVDLTGSPTFDRIQKAGKVVIGVKEDQPGLGYLDTTTGIRSGFDIDIARWMAASLGYDEEKIDFKPIASANREQSIVNGDIDFYVGTYSITDKRKELISFAGPYFITGQGLLVAKDNDKITGKDSLTKDDVVCSATGSTSIQQIKSLTPAQTKEYDTYSTCVQALLQGQVDAVTTDEAILLGYAAQDPDNLKTVGDVFTEERYGIGLTKGDTALQTFFNNTLTDGNDVWQKIFDNNLGKSGVTAEQPKVDPVG
- the pheS gene encoding phenylalanine--tRNA ligase subunit alpha, with product MSDEVSEITPEAVDAAVDAALEAIAAATDTAALKAARAAHSAEGSPLARLNARMREVPPERKAEFGKLIGQARARVNQAFVAREAELEAAETAARLEAERVDVTALASRARVGARHPLTLLQEEIGDIFIGMGWEVAEGPELEHEWYNFDALNLDPDHPARQMQDTFYVDPPERHLVMRTQTSPVQMRSMLTRELPIYIVSPGRVFRTDEYDATHLPVFTQVEGLVVDKGITMAHLKGTLDHLARQLFGAEAKTRLRTNYFPFTEPSAEFDLWHPTFKGGARWIEWGGCGMVNPNVLRAAGIDPEVYSGFAFGIGVERALMFRSDVQDMRDMAEGDIRFSEQFGMVV
- the rpmI gene encoding 50S ribosomal protein L35, which codes for MPKQKTNSGAKKRFKVTGSGKIMKQQSGMRHNLEVKSSRRTRRLNKDETIAPANAKNVKKLLGR
- the infC gene encoding translation initiation factor IF-3, producing the protein MTHPASRHPPHEEEFRISDPRTNERIRVPEVRLVGPNGEQVGVVAIQVAQRLAQEADLDLVEVAPNSKPPVVKIMDYGKFKYEAAQKAKEARRNQANTVLKEVRFRLKIEAHDYTTKLKRAEGFLQTGDKVKAMILFRGREQQRPELGVRLLKKFAEDVAEFGAVESNPRIDGRNMVMVIAPHKNKSEVKTEQNAQRAANKQAARQAKAGASNAPADTAE
- the hisB gene encoding imidazoleglycerol-phosphate dehydratase HisB; amino-acid sequence: MSSAHPRTASHTRSTSESTVELQLDLDGTGAGSIDTSVPFFDHLLTAFAKHSLTDLTVRASGDTDIDVHHTVEDVSIVLGQAIGEALGDKSGISRFGDALVPLDEALAQAVVDISGRPFLVHDGEPAGFELHLIGGHFTGSLVRHSFEAITFHAALTTHVRVLSGRDPHHIAEAEFKAFARAFRQAKALDPQVRGIPSTKGAL
- the priA gene encoding bifunctional 1-(5-phosphoribosyl)-5-((5-phosphoribosylamino)methylideneamino)imidazole-4-carboxamide isomerase/phosphoribosylanthranilate isomerase PriA, with translation MPSDFAATPELILLPAVDVADGKAVRLTQGEAGSETDYGDPVDAALAWAHQGAKWVHLVDLDAAFGRGSNAGVLRKVIRQLKGVQVELSGGIRDDASLEAALESGAARINLGTAALENPEWAADVIGRYGDAIAVGLDVRGTTLAARGWTREGGDLWTVLDRLEDAGCSRYVVTDVTKDGTLRGPNLDLLRRLTERTPKPVVASGGVSSLDDIAALRELVPLGVEGAIIGKALYTGAFTLAEALDVARD
- a CDS encoding SseB family protein, which translates into the protein MSHATDDGCAHDPHTTDSAGVPWAGRAFRANAHAGDDGSADPALLAALTAFHDGTGDPVEVVDAYRTARLLIPLVAEKGDEGTGPTGLPVDKTQELSIVTVAAPDGRRVLPVFTSVQAMGRWDAAARPVPVEALRTALAAVDDDTDLIVIDPGSPTEFVLRRPAVWAIGQQIPWEPGYRSAEVYTGLQESVARELTVLDLAVADGDPHARLRGPEVVVRLTLVDGLDRQQLDAVLARLAKRWAADDRIATLVDSLSVKLTR
- a CDS encoding DUF1844 domain-containing protein, yielding MDDDAARQARWEEQEQRATAATRDIADVPAVEIITTAAVHLMSAAAVKLGLADDPEAQLDLDEARKLINALAGLITAGSPEISSAHAAPLRDGLRSLQLAFREASVVPDPIGQAPGEKWTGPVS
- a CDS encoding amino acid ABC transporter permease; its protein translation is MSSVLYDVPGPRAVLRNRILGIVTILVVLALIGLTIWRLVATGQFTAQKWSIFSYTRIWTLLLEGLWHTLSAFIVAAIGALALGFILAVGRISDHAWLRVPVGWIVEILRAIPVLIFMMLMYFGLPVVGVRVTPYVAVVVALIAYNGSVLAEALRAGVESLPRGQKEAGYAIGLRKNGVVRLILLPQAVRAMMPVIISQLVVALKDTALGFIITFPELLYVIKLLGNQVPFGSPLVPAAIVGGSIYIALCLLLSYVAYLVEKRTRRSPKLRQPPRPLAGAGGDAATMTERIAVQRGTGKHDATSL
- the rplT gene encoding 50S ribosomal protein L20; this translates as MARVKRAVNAHKKRRVILERASGYRGQRSRLYRKAKEQVTHSLVYAYRDRRKRKGDFRRLWIQRINAASRQNGLTYNRFMQGLRLAEVQVDRRMLADLAVNDQAAFGVLVEAAKKALPENVNAPKA